One stretch of Pedobacter riviphilus DNA includes these proteins:
- a CDS encoding TonB-dependent receptor: MRLSYFLCLLSFMQVSAASLAQKISLDKKNASIKETLEDIRRQSGYSIFYDVDLLANAREINVRIKDASLTEALDKCFFNQPFSYKIDKKTILITPKILPSVAARLISITGKIKGEDNQPLYGATVRVKDSQTIALSDKDGNYKIAVAGPTAVLIFSMIGMETQQVPVESKTVINVTLKAQNTGLDDVVIVGYGAVKRTDLTGSVAEVNMGDFNKASVKSFDEALAGRVAGVSVSGNDGQPGSVNNIVIRGYGSITQDNSPLYVVDGFPMEDGMNNSINPADIESINVLKDASSTAIYGARGANGVIIITTKKGKIGLPIITFNSYYGVQNVAKKMELLSPYEFVKYQLELNPTIAPTTYLSGGKTLESYRDVQGIDLQDYIYQTASMQNYSLSLRGGNDKTRYAVSGNIFDQKGIVINSGFTRYQGRMNLDQTINKNLKASVNINYSNSRSSGVSPSEPGSNTSYSNNLFYAVWGYRPVTGGDNDSGLLDELIDPALSGNLFGDYRVNPVISTQNQIQNTITDNLIANAFLDYNILPGLSLRISGGITRNNVKLEGFYNSQTSRGSIYNTFGVNGSIYTVPTNSWLNENTLTYKKSFKGGHNFNVMGGYTMQALNSARYGFSATQVPNESLGLDGLDQSSLLSSISQSSRWGLSSFLARLNYDYKSRYLLTASIRADGSSKFAPGHRWGTFPSGSFAWNMAKEDFLSNLRFISESKLRISYGLTGNNRIGDFSYLSQILLGPLPAYSYNNGAASTGAQLSSLGNPDLKWETTAQTNIGYDLSLFNNRINFTVDAYRKTTRDLLLLANLPYTLGIGSAYKNVGKVQNEGLELSLNTVNINTKDFTWKTGFNISFNRNKVLELAENQKEILSPVFFDFSYNSLFAYTAQVGQPIAQMRGYEWDGVYQYSDFDQPAAGTYVLKSTVPTNGTARANIKPGDIKYKDLNGDLVVNADDITTIGRGIPVHTGGFVNDFRYKGFDLNVFFQWSYGNDLINANRLVFEGNGKNTLTLNQFAVWSDRWQPDNPSNTLFRTGGQGPFAYSSRIIEDGSYLRLKTVTLGYNLSEQFAKRLKIKSLRVFASAQNLITWTNYSGPDPEVSIRNSALTQVLIIRPTHAQEH; the protein is encoded by the coding sequence ATGAGATTATCTTATTTTTTATGTCTGCTCTCTTTTATGCAGGTTAGTGCGGCTAGCCTTGCACAAAAGATAAGCCTGGATAAAAAAAATGCTTCTATAAAAGAAACCCTCGAGGATATCCGCCGTCAAAGTGGGTACAGTATTTTTTATGATGTAGACCTGCTTGCAAATGCCAGGGAAATTAATGTCCGCATAAAAGATGCCAGCCTGACAGAAGCTTTGGACAAGTGTTTTTTTAATCAGCCATTTAGCTATAAGATAGATAAAAAGACAATTTTAATCACGCCAAAAATCCTGCCCTCCGTAGCTGCCAGGTTAATTTCGATAACGGGCAAAATCAAAGGCGAAGATAACCAGCCCTTGTATGGGGCAACGGTGAGGGTAAAAGACTCGCAAACAATAGCGCTTAGCGATAAAGATGGCAATTACAAAATTGCCGTTGCAGGACCAACTGCTGTGCTGATTTTTTCCATGATCGGAATGGAAACTCAACAGGTTCCTGTAGAATCAAAAACGGTAATAAACGTTACGCTAAAGGCCCAGAACACGGGACTGGACGACGTGGTTATTGTTGGATACGGAGCAGTAAAAAGAACAGATCTTACCGGATCGGTAGCCGAAGTGAATATGGGCGATTTCAATAAGGCATCGGTTAAATCCTTCGATGAGGCCCTTGCGGGAAGAGTTGCCGGTGTTAGCGTTTCGGGAAACGATGGACAGCCAGGATCGGTTAACAATATTGTGATCAGGGGATACGGATCTATCACCCAGGATAACTCTCCGTTATACGTAGTGGATGGCTTTCCGATGGAAGACGGGATGAACAACTCCATCAATCCTGCCGATATCGAATCCATCAATGTGCTTAAAGATGCCTCCTCAACCGCTATATACGGCGCAAGGGGTGCAAATGGGGTAATCATTATCACCACAAAAAAAGGAAAGATCGGCCTGCCTATAATTACTTTTAATTCTTATTATGGGGTGCAGAATGTTGCAAAAAAAATGGAGCTTTTAAGCCCTTATGAATTTGTGAAATACCAGTTGGAGCTCAATCCCACGATAGCACCAACAACCTATCTAAGTGGCGGGAAAACTTTAGAATCTTACCGGGATGTTCAGGGGATTGATTTGCAGGATTATATCTATCAGACCGCTTCGATGCAGAACTACTCCCTTTCACTCAGAGGCGGGAATGATAAAACCAGATATGCCGTTTCCGGAAATATATTCGATCAGAAGGGAATTGTAATCAACTCTGGCTTTACCCGTTACCAGGGCCGTATGAACCTGGATCAGACGATCAATAAAAATCTTAAAGCAAGCGTAAATATCAATTATAGCAATAGCCGCTCTTCAGGGGTAAGCCCATCAGAACCTGGATCAAATACTTCATACAGCAACAACCTTTTTTATGCCGTTTGGGGATATCGCCCGGTTACTGGCGGTGATAATGATTCAGGTCTGCTGGATGAGCTTATAGATCCGGCACTCTCAGGAAATCTTTTTGGCGATTACCGGGTAAACCCAGTAATTTCTACACAAAACCAGATACAGAATACGATTACCGATAACCTGATTGCGAATGCTTTTTTAGATTATAACATATTGCCTGGCCTTAGCCTGCGGATATCGGGCGGTATTACACGCAATAATGTAAAACTGGAAGGCTTTTATAATTCCCAGACCAGCAGGGGAAGTATCTACAATACCTTTGGGGTTAACGGCTCTATTTATACTGTCCCGACAAATTCATGGCTGAACGAAAATACGTTAACTTATAAGAAATCGTTCAAAGGCGGGCATAATTTCAATGTAATGGGAGGATACACCATGCAGGCACTCAATTCCGCCCGTTATGGCTTTAGTGCAACTCAGGTACCTAACGAATCGCTCGGACTAGATGGGCTCGATCAGTCATCATTGCTCTCTTCAATATCTCAGAGCTCGAGGTGGGGCCTGTCTTCATTTCTGGCCAGGCTTAATTACGATTATAAATCAAGATACCTGTTAACCGCATCTATCCGCGCAGACGGATCTTCTAAGTTTGCCCCAGGCCACCGTTGGGGAACATTCCCATCGGGCTCTTTTGCCTGGAACATGGCTAAAGAAGACTTCCTGTCAAACCTCCGATTTATCTCTGAATCAAAACTGAGGATCAGCTATGGTTTAACGGGGAATAACAGGATAGGCGATTTTAGCTACCTCTCGCAGATTCTTCTTGGGCCACTCCCGGCTTATTCCTACAACAACGGTGCGGCCTCAACAGGTGCTCAGCTATCATCTTTGGGTAACCCCGATCTGAAATGGGAAACCACCGCCCAAACCAATATCGGTTACGATCTAAGCCTGTTCAATAACCGGATAAACTTTACCGTTGATGCCTACAGAAAAACCACAAGGGACCTTTTATTGCTGGCCAATCTTCCCTATACGCTGGGCATCGGTTCAGCCTATAAAAATGTAGGAAAGGTGCAAAATGAAGGATTGGAACTCTCGCTCAATACAGTAAATATCAACACCAAAGATTTTACCTGGAAAACAGGTTTCAATATTAGCTTCAACAGAAACAAAGTGCTGGAATTGGCCGAGAACCAAAAAGAGATCCTGAGTCCGGTATTTTTTGATTTTTCTTATAACTCGCTGTTTGCCTATACCGCGCAGGTAGGCCAGCCCATTGCCCAAATGAGGGGCTATGAGTGGGACGGTGTTTATCAATACAGTGATTTTGATCAGCCAGCGGCAGGCACCTATGTATTGAAGAGCACAGTGCCGACCAATGGAACAGCAAGGGCAAACATCAAACCTGGCGATATCAAATACAAAGATCTGAACGGAGATCTGGTGGTGAATGCTGATGATATTACAACCATTGGTAGGGGCATTCCTGTTCATACTGGCGGTTTTGTGAACGATTTTAGGTACAAAGGTTTCGATCTGAATGTTTTTTTTCAATGGTCTTATGGTAACGATCTGATCAACGCCAACCGTTTGGTATTTGAGGGTAACGGAAAAAATACGCTCACGTTAAACCAGTTTGCAGTCTGGAGCGACCGTTGGCAGCCTGATAATCCCTCAAATACCCTTTTTAGAACGGGAGGGCAGGGGCCTTTTGCCTATTCGAGCAGGATTATCGAAGATGGCTCTTACTTAAGGCTTAAAACGGTAACCCTGGGCTATAACTTGAGTGAGCAGTTTGCTAAACGCTTAAAAATAAAATCGCTCCGTGTATTTGCTTCGGCGCAGAATCTCATCACCTGGACAAACTATTCTGGTCCCGATCCGGAAGTTTCTATCCGCAATTCGGCCCTAACCCAGGTTTTGATTATTCGGCCTACCCACGCCCAAGAACATTAA
- a CDS encoding 3-keto-disaccharide hydrolase, whose product MRKKLFLFGIGCLLIVGLSEKTFAATIVKPDHMQVLTEPAALIGRWDITVDVNGKSAPAWLEVKLSGYKTLVGYFVSTAGSARPVSEVKFADGKFKFEIPPQWESGTSNLIIDGTVAEAGIQGIMTDCNGKQYSWKGVKAPYLKRAGAPAWGKPINLFNGKDLSGWKANGPNQWIVKNGILTSPKAGSNLITEQKYNDFKLHVEFRYSKGGNSGVYLRGRYEVQIEDSKKDAHPNSVLFGGIYGFLTPNEMVTLGPDEWQRYDITLVGRLVTVVANGKTIISNQEIPGITGGALDSNEGESGPIYLQGDHEPIEYRKIVITPAK is encoded by the coding sequence ATGAGAAAAAAACTCTTTTTGTTTGGAATAGGCTGTCTGCTGATTGTAGGCCTATCGGAAAAAACATTTGCTGCAACAATTGTAAAACCAGATCATATGCAGGTGCTTACTGAGCCTGCAGCGCTGATTGGCCGTTGGGATATTACGGTTGATGTAAACGGAAAATCGGCTCCAGCCTGGTTGGAAGTAAAACTATCGGGTTATAAAACTTTAGTGGGGTATTTTGTATCTACTGCAGGTAGTGCACGTCCGGTATCGGAAGTAAAATTTGCTGACGGCAAGTTTAAGTTTGAAATCCCGCCACAATGGGAAAGTGGTACATCGAATTTGATTATCGACGGTACTGTGGCCGAAGCAGGCATCCAGGGGATAATGACTGATTGCAATGGTAAACAATATAGCTGGAAAGGTGTAAAAGCACCTTACCTGAAAAGAGCTGGCGCGCCAGCATGGGGTAAACCTATCAATTTGTTCAATGGTAAAGATCTATCGGGATGGAAAGCCAATGGACCAAACCAGTGGATAGTGAAAAATGGTATTTTAACCAGTCCGAAAGCAGGTTCAAATCTTATTACTGAACAGAAATACAATGATTTTAAGCTCCATGTCGAATTCAGGTATTCAAAAGGTGGAAACAGCGGTGTGTACTTAAGAGGCCGTTACGAGGTGCAGATTGAAGATAGCAAAAAAGATGCGCATCCTAATAGCGTACTCTTCGGTGGTATTTATGGATTTTTAACTCCTAACGAAATGGTTACGCTTGGCCCAGATGAATGGCAGCGATACGATATTACTCTTGTTGGCCGTTTGGTAACAGTGGTAGCCAATGGCAAAACCATCATCAGTAACCAGGAAATTCCGGGCATTACCGGAGGAGCATTGGATAGTAATGAGGGAGAGTCCGGGCCTATTTATCTCCAGGGAGATCACGAACCGATCGAATACCGGAAAATTGTAATTACACCGGCAAAATAA
- a CDS encoding RNA polymerase sigma factor — MIQFYNQVLMVEARDFSDAELTELLREGDRGAFTVIYNNYWKLLFQTAYRILNNTIAAEDIVQDIFVSLWNRKNEAVILNLKAYLQQATRFAVYEAIRQKKHDSNFYNRLALITADIITDNPLLFKEQQELLSEIINALPEDCKESFRLSREEGMTYKQIAAVLGISEKTVEKRITKSLKHIRKGLSLSGCLSVLTTIFF, encoded by the coding sequence TTGATACAATTTTATAACCAGGTATTAATGGTCGAAGCCCGTGATTTTAGTGATGCCGAATTAACTGAACTGCTTAGAGAAGGAGACCGGGGCGCTTTTACCGTTATTTACAATAATTATTGGAAATTACTTTTCCAAACCGCGTACCGCATTCTCAATAATACTATCGCCGCGGAAGACATTGTACAGGATATTTTTGTGAGTTTATGGAACCGGAAAAACGAGGCGGTTATCCTCAATCTTAAAGCCTACCTGCAACAGGCTACGCGTTTCGCAGTGTATGAGGCCATAAGGCAAAAGAAACATGACAGTAACTTTTACAACCGTTTGGCTTTGATAACCGCCGATATCATTACCGATAATCCACTGCTGTTTAAAGAACAGCAGGAATTACTCTCAGAGATTATCAACGCTCTTCCTGAAGACTGTAAGGAGAGCTTCCGCCTAAGCAGGGAAGAGGGTATGACCTACAAACAGATTGCTGCTGTGCTGGGTATTTCTGAAAAAACAGTAGAAAAACGCATTACAAAGTCGCTAAAGCATATCCGTAAGGGTTTATCCTTAAGTGGATGTTTATCTGTACTCACCACCATATTTTTCTAA
- a CDS encoding mechanosensitive ion channel family protein, with protein sequence MIRIFTVLALIICASTFNCIARQDSANKKTDSVAIKKLENDLDRVNQLSAERLSDSLKRSELERRVSILGVADKSQRESLMAELTSLKKRDSVHLSSQQHQIDSLRSIIKGIPVVFHSDTLYYIYAKLGSFSASDRARAVAERLERIGDAPGYSADSLKISPAEQSTDLLYGSSLLLSITDQDALWAKKDRNSYTAYIKKKISAALEQYRKDNSWRVILEEILLTLLVITVVIALIYLINKLFKKLSGKIISSDGRLKEGIRIKNYELLDAAHQQNAIAIILKIIRYAVILVVIYLAFPVLFGIFPFTRDLSVNLLSYILSPLKKIGISVWHYIPDLMTILVLLVVFRYVIRLVRFIKTEIERGKLTIPGFYKDWANPTYQIIRVLILAFMLIVIFPYLPGSDSGVFKGVSVFMGVLFTFGSAGALGNVVAGLVLTYMRAFRIGDRVKIGEVTGDITEKTLLVTRVRTIQNEIVSIPNSTVMNNHTINFSIEAAEKGLIVNTTVTIGYDVPWRQVHQLLIDAALATELIEAEPKPYVLQTSLDDYYVSYRLNAFTKSANKQAVIYSGLHANIQDQFNEAGVEIMSPHYKALRDGNATTIPQDYLPADYQAPAFRTENKVQKDSKGRPNA encoded by the coding sequence ATGATCAGAATTTTTACCGTACTTGCCCTCATCATTTGTGCTTCTACCTTTAACTGCATTGCAAGACAAGATAGCGCTAACAAAAAAACCGACAGTGTAGCCATTAAAAAACTCGAAAATGATCTCGACCGCGTTAACCAGCTGTCTGCCGAGAGGCTATCAGACTCACTTAAAAGATCTGAGCTTGAAAGGCGTGTGAGCATATTGGGTGTAGCGGATAAATCCCAGCGTGAATCTCTAATGGCAGAGCTCACCTCACTTAAGAAAAGAGATTCGGTACATCTTTCGAGCCAGCAACACCAGATTGATTCGCTTCGCTCCATCATCAAGGGCATACCAGTGGTTTTCCATTCAGATACCCTTTATTATATCTATGCCAAATTGGGAAGTTTCAGTGCATCAGACCGTGCCCGGGCGGTTGCAGAAAGGCTAGAGCGCATTGGTGATGCCCCTGGGTACTCAGCAGACTCACTCAAAATCAGCCCGGCAGAACAATCTACAGACCTCCTCTATGGCAGCAGCCTGTTATTATCAATCACCGACCAGGATGCACTTTGGGCAAAAAAAGACCGTAACAGTTATACAGCGTACATCAAGAAAAAAATATCGGCTGCCCTTGAGCAGTACCGGAAAGATAACAGTTGGCGGGTTATCCTGGAAGAGATCCTGCTAACCTTATTGGTCATCACTGTGGTTATTGCCCTGATTTACCTGATCAATAAGCTTTTTAAAAAACTGTCCGGAAAAATTATCTCCTCAGACGGTCGCCTCAAAGAAGGGATCAGGATAAAAAATTATGAGCTCTTAGATGCTGCGCATCAACAGAACGCAATAGCCATTATATTAAAAATCATCCGTTACGCCGTTATCCTGGTGGTTATTTACCTTGCTTTTCCGGTGTTATTTGGCATTTTCCCCTTTACCCGTGATCTTTCTGTCAACCTGCTGAGTTATATCCTCAGCCCACTAAAGAAAATTGGCATTTCGGTGTGGCACTATATCCCCGATCTAATGACCATACTCGTGTTGCTGGTGGTTTTTCGTTACGTAATCCGCCTGGTCCGCTTCATTAAAACAGAGATCGAACGGGGAAAGCTCACCATTCCAGGCTTTTATAAAGACTGGGCGAATCCTACCTATCAGATTATCAGGGTGTTGATCCTGGCCTTTATGCTCATTGTGATTTTCCCTTACCTGCCAGGCTCGGATTCAGGTGTTTTTAAAGGAGTATCGGTATTTATGGGCGTGCTGTTTACTTTTGGATCTGCAGGTGCATTAGGCAATGTTGTTGCCGGGCTCGTGTTAACCTATATGCGCGCCTTCAGGATCGGCGACCGGGTAAAAATTGGTGAGGTTACAGGCGATATTACCGAAAAGACTTTGCTGGTAACCCGAGTACGTACCATTCAGAATGAGATCGTCTCTATCCCCAACTCCACTGTGATGAACAACCATACCATAAACTTCAGTATAGAAGCTGCCGAAAAGGGGCTCATCGTCAATACTACAGTTACTATAGGTTATGATGTTCCCTGGAGACAGGTACATCAACTGCTGATTGATGCAGCACTAGCTACTGAGCTCATTGAGGCTGAACCTAAGCCCTATGTGCTCCAAACCAGTCTTGATGATTATTATGTAAGCTATCGCCTTAATGCTTTTACAAAATCTGCAAACAAACAGGCCGTTATCTATTCAGGGCTACATGCCAATATCCAGGATCAGTTTAACGAAGCTGGCGTAGAGATCATGTCGCCACACTACAAGGCACTCAGGGATGGTAACGCGACAACTATTCCGCAAGACTACTTGCCGGCAGATTATCAGGCTCCCGCCTTCCGTACAGAAAACAAAGTACAAAAAGATAGTAAGGGAAGGCCAAATGCTTAA
- a CDS encoding FecR family protein has protein sequence MERQRYLNLLEKYLAGKSTRKEEALLDEYYKRLEAMSDVSLSDEQEHALKASILEKIASRIDLPEEQPKQTLKRSYWTWYAAASILIMIAVGSFFIRRDKKTEIVSQVPNAAKQDIRPGSNKAVLTLSNGAQIVLSDPHAGVLAKEGATEIIKKENGELVYNLGDKATGQSTQPVYNTITVPRGGQYQLVLSDGSKVLLNAASSLTYPAEFNGRYRNVELKGEGYFEVAKNTSRPFIVKANDVEVRVLGTHFNISAYGDDADITTTLIEGSVSMNKGKQTKLLAPGQQGISAYTNSEISVQHANIEQVMGWVKGNFVFKDLNIKEVMKIASRWYDIEVEYRGNVQSKKFGGTTSRFSNITELLDYMKITGGVNYKIEGRRVILMN, from the coding sequence ATGGAAAGACAGCGCTATTTAAATTTATTGGAAAAATATCTTGCTGGTAAATCCACCAGGAAGGAAGAGGCATTATTGGATGAGTATTACAAAAGACTGGAGGCAATGTCTGATGTGAGTTTATCTGATGAGCAGGAGCATGCGCTGAAAGCCTCAATCCTGGAAAAGATCGCCTCCAGGATTGACCTGCCTGAAGAGCAGCCCAAACAAACCTTAAAACGTTCTTACTGGACATGGTATGCTGCGGCATCCATATTGATTATGATTGCTGTTGGCAGTTTTTTTATCAGGAGAGATAAAAAGACAGAGATCGTAAGCCAGGTACCAAATGCGGCAAAACAAGACATCAGGCCAGGATCGAACAAAGCTGTGCTGACCTTAAGTAACGGAGCGCAGATTGTATTATCAGACCCACACGCAGGGGTTTTGGCCAAAGAAGGTGCTACAGAGATTATCAAAAAAGAAAATGGGGAGCTGGTGTACAACCTCGGGGATAAAGCCACAGGACAAAGCACTCAGCCCGTTTACAATACCATAACTGTTCCCAGGGGCGGGCAGTATCAGCTTGTTTTATCTGATGGGAGTAAGGTTTTGTTAAATGCAGCTTCTTCACTTACCTATCCTGCTGAATTTAATGGCAGGTACAGAAATGTAGAACTTAAAGGCGAAGGCTATTTTGAGGTTGCCAAAAATACATCCAGGCCGTTCATTGTGAAAGCTAATGATGTTGAGGTACGTGTTCTGGGTACCCACTTTAATATTTCTGCTTACGGGGATGATGCCGATATTACCACTACACTGATAGAAGGTTCCGTTAGCATGAACAAGGGAAAACAAACCAAACTTCTTGCACCTGGCCAACAGGGTATTTCAGCTTATACCAACAGCGAAATTTCGGTCCAGCACGCCAATATCGAACAGGTGATGGGCTGGGTAAAGGGCAACTTTGTATTTAAAGATCTGAACATCAAAGAAGTGATGAAAATAGCCAGCAGATGGTATGATATCGAAGTAGAATACCGAGGTAACGTACAATCGAAAAAATTTGGCGGAACAACCTCCAGGTTCAGCAATATCACTGAGCTGCTGGATTATATGAAAATTACGGGGGGCGTAAATTATAAAATAGAGGGAAGGAGGGTTATTCTGATGAACTAA
- a CDS encoding PepSY-associated TM helix domain-containing protein, producing MKSEHNRKSLNWAKHQKRWFGKWHLYLGIIAGAIVAFVGVTGSILVFQDEIDRALNPDLFEVIAQKQKMPVEEIVPLIKKNYPKLKIDYLMLNNFKNPNEAYSVMNLKTGEETFINPYTGKTGGKRIHTSSFIHIVTELHRTLLIPVAGRYICGLASLCLLILTISGLRLWIPKKWKQLKSALTIRFRGSFKRQNYDWHNSLGFYSSPIVAILSLTGFSITFSTLVIPLLFVLSGKSPQGVAKLLGAKSAWYAQAVPLPLKDIVDAAKEKMPNGYIGGIAFPADKTGTYRLDVVSGNLPKVGKREMLIVDQYTGKVLLNSRKNFPNVGNAYLSWLTPIHYGSFGGRPTQVIAIIAGLMPLALFITGFIIWWPRYKKQKKGKKRKTNEVALNEALETTKVEKELKPTKIKTPLPKLGRYFLIQFKSGLKYAIVILLISFIMGALYGLPSGIIIQPAIFVVAFSCVMVCLNFICALLSEIFNILFLLPFKRGSYRVTRYFALSTAFFVCYLVVYIVLLNTGLEIF from the coding sequence ATGAAATCAGAACACAATCGTAAAAGTTTAAATTGGGCAAAACATCAAAAAAGGTGGTTCGGCAAATGGCACCTGTACCTGGGTATTATTGCCGGCGCAATTGTAGCCTTTGTAGGCGTTACAGGGAGTATCCTGGTTTTTCAGGATGAGATCGATCGTGCGCTGAACCCTGATCTGTTCGAGGTAATTGCGCAGAAACAAAAGATGCCCGTTGAGGAGATTGTACCACTCATTAAAAAGAATTACCCTAAGCTAAAAATCGACTACCTGATGCTGAACAACTTCAAAAATCCCAATGAAGCATACAGCGTTATGAATTTAAAAACGGGCGAAGAAACCTTTATTAATCCATATACGGGAAAAACGGGGGGTAAAAGAATACACACCAGTTCATTTATCCATATTGTTACTGAACTGCATCGTACGCTGCTCATCCCTGTTGCAGGCCGTTATATTTGCGGTCTGGCGTCACTTTGCCTCTTAATTTTAACCATTTCCGGTTTACGTTTATGGATCCCCAAAAAATGGAAACAGCTAAAATCGGCACTTACAATAAGGTTTAGGGGATCATTTAAACGGCAAAATTACGATTGGCACAATTCACTCGGTTTTTACTCCTCTCCCATTGTGGCGATACTGAGTCTTACCGGTTTTTCCATTACTTTTTCTACCCTTGTTATCCCCCTGTTATTCGTGCTTAGCGGGAAATCGCCGCAAGGAGTGGCTAAATTGTTAGGGGCTAAATCGGCATGGTATGCACAGGCTGTACCCCTTCCACTTAAAGATATTGTTGACGCAGCGAAAGAAAAAATGCCCAACGGTTATATTGGTGGGATTGCTTTTCCGGCCGACAAAACAGGCACCTACCGCTTAGATGTAGTGAGTGGAAACCTACCTAAAGTTGGAAAAAGAGAAATGCTTATTGTTGATCAATATACGGGAAAAGTGCTATTGAACAGCCGGAAGAATTTCCCCAATGTAGGTAATGCTTACCTCAGCTGGTTAACACCCATCCACTATGGAAGTTTTGGCGGCAGGCCTACACAGGTTATTGCCATCATTGCCGGCTTAATGCCACTTGCCCTATTTATTACTGGTTTTATTATTTGGTGGCCACGTTATAAGAAACAAAAGAAAGGCAAAAAACGCAAGACAAATGAAGTCGCTTTGAATGAGGCATTGGAAACCACGAAAGTTGAAAAAGAATTAAAACCAACGAAAATAAAAACGCCACTGCCAAAATTGGGCAGATATTTCCTGATCCAGTTTAAATCGGGATTAAAATATGCCATTGTTATTCTGTTGATCAGTTTTATTATGGGTGCACTCTATGGCCTTCCTTCAGGAATCATTATCCAGCCAGCCATTTTCGTAGTGGCCTTTAGCTGCGTAATGGTCTGCTTGAATTTTATATGTGCATTGTTGTCAGAAATATTCAATATCCTTTTTCTACTTCCATTTAAAAGGGGGAGTTATAGGGTAACCCGCTATTTTGCATTGTCAACTGCATTTTTTGTTTGTTACCTCGTTGTGTATATCGTTCTGCTCAATACTGGCTTAGAGATTTTCTAA